GCCACAGCAACCAGCTTATTCGAAAATTCAAACTCAACATCTAAAAAGACCTTACAGGCATTTTCAGCAAGCGGCTCTAAACGCCAGCAACCCGTCAATGAACGAAACGGCCCTTCGACTAGTTCCATATGCACCGCCTGGTTTTCAACCCCACGGTTACGTGTTGTAAACGATTTTTTCAAACTGCCTTTGCTAATTGTCAAACTGGCAACAACGGCTTCAACAGACTCACTGATAATGACCGATTCACTGCACCAAGGCAGAAATTCTGCATAGTGCTCAATATCTTGAATCAGAGGGTACATTTCTTCAACACTATAAGGAACTAAGGCTTTTCGATTCACTTTCACACGCACTACTCACTAAATTTTACTGGTCTCAGCTCGCAAAGTCCCTTATTATATGGGTCTGTTGCACGAAAGCCCAGCCTCGTCACAGAAATTACTAGAATGATTACAATCTTTAATTAGATTATATTTAGATTAGATGTATATAGATCGTTATGGCAAAGAAGAAAGTTAAAACTCCCGAAAATACCATCGCCGTCAATCGCAAAGCACGTCATGAATACAATATTGAAGAAACCTATGAAGCCGGTATGGTATTGCAAGGGTGGGAAGTAAAAAGCTTGCGTGAAGGTAAATTGCAACTTGCCGAAAGCTATGTATTGATTAAGCAAGGTGAGGTCTACCTTATTGGCTCACATATCACCCCGCTTAATACTGCAAGCACTCATGTAAAGGCAGACCCGACGCGCACGCGCAAATTATTACTCCATGATTATGAGATCAATAAGCTCATCGGCGCAGTAGAGCGTGATGGTTATACCATCGTTCCCTTATCAATGTACTGGATCAAAGGTCGCGCCAAGCTCAAAATCGCCTTTGCCAAAGGTAAAAAAGATCACGACAAGCGCGCTACAGAGAAAAATCGCGATTGGCAGCGTCAAAAAGCACGGATTATGAAATCAAGTTAGGCCCTATATCATCGCCTAACTTGATCAGTCCTAAAAACTTAAAGGCCAAATTAGAAGCGATAACTGACGCCGGCACCCACAAAGAACTGATTCGCTGTTCCAACTTCTTTAACAATAGAGCTGTCCTTCGCATCACCAAGTAATCGGGTATAACCTGTAGACACAAACGTCGACCACGCCTTATTGATTAAATAATTACCAGTGACATGCACACTGGCACTTTGCAAGCTCGCTCCAGCTTTATAGGCACTGATTCCACTATTTGCTGCATCCGTTGTACTCACACCGTAAAAACTTTCCATAAAGTCACTGCTACCATATCGTGCGCTGACTCCTGTAACGATAAATAGTTTTTTACTAAGCGGTGTTGAATAATTCGCACTAAGGTTAACAACATAACCTTGACTATGACCACCAACATCGTGCAACACATCGGTTCGCAGTGTTAATTTATCATAAGGGTTCATAAGCTTATAGAAATTATAAGATGCAAACGCTCCACCAAATAAACTTTTATCGACTTCGGTTAATTTATTCACTTGGGCATTGCCAGTATCATCATCACGCCCGAACGAATACACGAAAATAGGACCGAAATGAAACTTTTTACTTGGGATCACATTCGCCGCAATATTAATTCCAGTCAGTGCGCTTGAGCCATTCAAGGCAATGCGGTAGTCATTGTATTTAGCCGACGCATTCACCAAGGGTGTTGCTTTGTAGCTCTTACTTCCTGAATATTGCGGAATCCACCCTGCACCGATAGATGTTGAATAGTGCCACATATTTGCTGCGGGAAGCTGTGGTTGTTGTGCTCCAGCACCCCCAGGCGCAGCTTTTAAAGCCCACACACTACTCGTCATCCCTAAACAGCCAACCACTGCCACCAAAATCGCTTTTTTCATCACACAACCCTTAACATATTTTTAAAATTGCCAACATCAAATTCAACACCCTAACCTGACCCCATTCATGAATGATATTCACAAAGATGGCTTTTACCTAAGCCCTAATTATCGATACAAAATAGTAGCTTTAGCCAAGTCTTATAATAAACAGCTTTAAATAAAGAAATAAACATCTAACAGTAAAAACATTAATATTTGGCTAACTAGGTTAGCTCAATCAACAAAAACTAAATCACTGGCTAAAACCAATAGTTTTCACTATATAATTTCCAATCATTTATGATGCTGTAAGCTTGCAGCTAATTTAATCAAACAACCTTGAGTAGCTCCGGGTAATCACTAAACACTGCATCCACCCCCCAAGACAGTAGTTCCTTGGCTCGACTAACATCGTTTACGGTATAACTAAGCAATGGGCAAGCAAATAGCTGTTTAAGCTGCCGAGCTTGATTTTGATCTAAGCCCCTCTCGTTCACATGTAAGGAAAAACAATTAAGGCGCTTAAACATCGCTAAATGCTCATCTATTTTTTCTTGCCAACGCTCAGGGCTTACAATATTCACTAACAGACCTAAACGATAGTCTGGCAATTGCCTTCTCACTTCGATTAACAAAGCTGTAGAAAAGCTTGAAATAATCAGCGCTACACTAGGAAAGCACTTAATTAAATCACAGATTATTTTTGCACTTAACTGCAAATTTGAGCTAGCTTCAAGACTTTTTAGTTCAATATTGGCACTAAGCTGGTATTTATCCAGCCAAACTAATACATCCTCGAAATATGGAATCCTCTCATTTTTGAACAATTTTCCCCGTTGCTTTATTTTCAGTGATGATAAATATTCAGAACTTACCTCAGTGATTTTTCCAACACCATTAGTCATCCGCGTAAGTGATTCATCATGGAAAACGACCGGTACTCCAGCGGCACTCACCCAAACATCAAGCTCCAACCATCTTGCACCTTGCAAACGCGCTTGCTCAAAAGCCAGCCAGGTATTTTCTGGATACTCCGCACTGGCGCCACGATGAGCAATCACTTTGGCAAAATCAATTTGAGGGTTCATCAAAATTATTCCTAATAGTCGGCATTAACGATAAAAATGCCAATTCAGCTCATTCGCTAAATAAGCCAATATTTTCTCACCACGAACACTAGTGCCTTTTTGATTAATCCGCGGGCTAAGTACAGCAATGCCGGCAGTTTCTGGCACTACAGCAACAATATAACCGGCAACACCACTTTTCGCAGGCATTCCCGTGCGCACCAGGTGCGTTCCTGACTCGTTATACAGGCCGCAAGTTGCCATGATGGCATTAACATGCTGGACAGTTTTTTTCGAAATAATTTGCATCCCTTCACTGTTGCAACCAGAATGAGCCAATAAATAAGGCAAATAAGAACTTTGCTGCAACGATGCTTCAAAAGAACATAAATAAAAATAATGCTCTAGTGTCTCTTCAACACTCCCAGTAATCACATTATTACTTTTCATCAAATAAGCCAAAGCACGATTACGATCTCCAGTTCTGCGCTCTGAGGCAAATACTTGCATATTAACCGCTAAACCCTTGCCAAATAAACGCTCGACCCAACGATTTAACCAAGCAAAACGCGCTTCATTGTTCCCTGGAATATGACTACTTAAAGCAATCGCTCCTGCATTTAGCATTGGATTAGATGGCAATGGGCCAAACTGATCCAAACGGGCAACCGATGAAAAATCATCTCCCGATGGTTCGACTTTCACCCACGAAAATACTTGCTCTTCGCCAAATTCTTCAAGCAGACCGATTAATAACACCAATTTCGCAACACTTTGCAAGCTAAACCGCTCACGATCAGAGTCTCCTGAAAATAAATAGCGACCATCTGTGAGCCTCACAGAAACCCCAGTAAATTCAGCATCGACCTGTGCAAGCTCAGGAATATAATCAGCAACACGACCTTCTTGACAGTCTCTGACACTCGCAACAGCTTCATCTAATACCTGCTGAATATGCTTTTCATCAAGCAATGATCCACTCACATTAACCCTCTCTCTGTTTTAGTTCTTTTACTCAGATTTGATTTTCACTTATTTATCAAAAAATGCTAACGTTAAATCAAACAGTGACCATTATAAGTGAAGAGGCTTGCCATATGCTAACACTCTACCCACGCATCAAACCCAATCAAACCCATCAATTACAAGTCGATTCCCAGCATACCCTCTACATCGAGGAAAGCGGCAATCCCCAAGGAATTCCCATTCTTTATGTTCATGGCGGTCCGGGCGGCAGCTGCTCTGATCGCAGTCGTCGCTACTTTGACCCAGAAGCTTACCGAATTATTTTATTTGACCAACGCGGTTGTGGTCGCTCGACTCCCCATGGTTCCGTGGATAATAACACCACAGTACACCTCATTGAAGACATAGAAAAAATTCGCGAGCATTTAAATATCAAACAATGGCTCATTTTTGGCGGTTCGTGGGGCTCAACTCTTTCTTTACTCTACGCACAAGAGCATCCGGAGCGCGTCAGCGGTTTAATCTTGCGTGGCATTTTCCTAGCAACTCAACATGATATCAATTGGTTTTTAGGTGAATCGGGTATCGGGGAAATTTTCCCTGATTATTGGCAGGACTTTACTCGTCACATCGATGCCAGCTCAACAAAAGCTCTGATTAATGACTATCATGAGCGTCTCTTTGGCGATAATGAAATCGAACGACTCAATGCCGCCAAAAAGTGGGCTGGCTTTGAAGCACGTTGCGCCACACTTGACCCAAACCCCAAACATGTAAAATCAGCCACTGACCCACATTATGCCCTCGCCATTGCCAGAATTGAATGTCATTATTTTAAAAATAATTGTTTTATCGAAGAGGGCCGCATTCTTAATCACATTGGCCGCCTTAGCGGCACACCTTGTATTATTGTCCATGGCCGTTATGATATGATTTGCCCGATTAAAAATGCCTGGCAACTTCATCAAGCCTGGCCTGAATCTCAACTGAATATTATCCGTGATGCCGGTCATAGTGCGGACGAGCCTGCCATTATCGATGCTCTTATTCGCGCAACAAATACCATGTCATTAAGGTTTTAATAAAAATGAAAGGACTAATCCAACGCGTCTCTCAGGCGAGTGTCCACGTCTCCGGTGAGTGCATCGCCCACATTGATCAAGGCAGTCTTATTTTAATCGGCTTTCAAGCCGATGATCAACCCGATCAAATCCCACGCTT
This genomic stretch from Piscirickettsia litoralis harbors:
- a CDS encoding type II toxin-antitoxin system RatA family toxin, with amino-acid sequence MKVNRKALVPYSVEEMYPLIQDIEHYAEFLPWCSESVIISESVEAVVASLTISKGSLKKSFTTRNRGVENQAVHMELVEGPFRSLTGCWRLEPLAENACKVFLDVEFEFSNKLVAVAFGPIFNTVVSSMVDAFLKRACAVYGEREL
- the smpB gene encoding SsrA-binding protein SmpB is translated as MAKKKVKTPENTIAVNRKARHEYNIEETYEAGMVLQGWEVKSLREGKLQLAESYVLIKQGEVYLIGSHITPLNTASTHVKADPTRTRKLLLHDYEINKLIGAVERDGYTIVPLSMYWIKGRAKLKIAFAKGKKDHDKRATEKNRDWQRQKARIMKSS
- a CDS encoding MipA/OmpV family protein, whose amino-acid sequence is MKKAILVAVVGCLGMTSSVWALKAAPGGAGAQQPQLPAANMWHYSTSIGAGWIPQYSGSKSYKATPLVNASAKYNDYRIALNGSSALTGINIAANVIPSKKFHFGPIFVYSFGRDDDTGNAQVNKLTEVDKSLFGGAFASYNFYKLMNPYDKLTLRTDVLHDVGGHSQGYVVNLSANYSTPLSKKLFIVTGVSARYGSSDFMESFYGVSTTDAANSGISAYKAGASLQSASVHVTGNYLINKAWSTFVSTGYTRLLGDAKDSSIVKEVGTANQFFVGAGVSYRF
- a CDS encoding glycerophosphodiester phosphodiesterase family protein, whose translation is MNPQIDFAKVIAHRGASAEYPENTWLAFEQARLQGARWLELDVWVSAAGVPVVFHDESLTRMTNGVGKITEVSSEYLSSLKIKQRGKLFKNERIPYFEDVLVWLDKYQLSANIELKSLEASSNLQLSAKIICDLIKCFPSVALIISSFSTALLIEVRRQLPDYRLGLLVNIVSPERWQEKIDEHLAMFKRLNCFSLHVNERGLDQNQARQLKQLFACPLLSYTVNDVSRAKELLSWGVDAVFSDYPELLKVV
- the glsA gene encoding glutaminase A; the encoded protein is MSGSLLDEKHIQQVLDEAVASVRDCQEGRVADYIPELAQVDAEFTGVSVRLTDGRYLFSGDSDRERFSLQSVAKLVLLIGLLEEFGEEQVFSWVKVEPSGDDFSSVARLDQFGPLPSNPMLNAGAIALSSHIPGNNEARFAWLNRWVERLFGKGLAVNMQVFASERRTGDRNRALAYLMKSNNVITGSVEETLEHYFYLCSFEASLQQSSYLPYLLAHSGCNSEGMQIISKKTVQHVNAIMATCGLYNESGTHLVRTGMPAKSGVAGYIVAVVPETAGIAVLSPRINQKGTSVRGEKILAYLANELNWHFYR
- the pip gene encoding prolyl aminopeptidase; protein product: MLTLYPRIKPNQTHQLQVDSQHTLYIEESGNPQGIPILYVHGGPGGSCSDRSRRYFDPEAYRIILFDQRGCGRSTPHGSVDNNTTVHLIEDIEKIREHLNIKQWLIFGGSWGSTLSLLYAQEHPERVSGLILRGIFLATQHDINWFLGESGIGEIFPDYWQDFTRHIDASSTKALINDYHERLFGDNEIERLNAAKKWAGFEARCATLDPNPKHVKSATDPHYALAIARIECHYFKNNCFIEEGRILNHIGRLSGTPCIIVHGRYDMICPIKNAWQLHQAWPESQLNIIRDAGHSADEPAIIDALIRATNTMSLRF